From a region of the Zingiber officinale cultivar Zhangliang chromosome 4B, Zo_v1.1, whole genome shotgun sequence genome:
- the LOC121974852 gene encoding NEP1-interacting protein 1-like, whose product MFVSSVVAVLDQSVTCSSPFATNPPFLSLQDRQQIDIDEMDGFARSSSFSSSASFPSSTRRGRERGGRRCTVSLVVKRVVRAVLTCVFATVGSLVGAITGALIGLATESGLIRGAGIGAISGAVFSIEAVESSLYLWNSRESGIWSVLYVLDIICSLLSGRIVREKVGPAMQNAVQSQMSAINLPSMETSDLFEIDSTACGLSMDSVRRLPEIKITAANIEAAGDKFCCSVCLQDFQFDETVRSLPHCQHLFHLPCIDSWLVRHGSCPLCRRDI is encoded by the exons ATGTTTGTTAGCTCTGTAGTTGCCGTCTTGGATCAATCGGTAACCTGCTCCAGTCCATTCGCCACCAATCCACCCTTTCTTTCCCTTCAAGATCGGCAGCAAATCGAT ATCGACGAAATGGACGGCTTTGCTCGCTCTTCTTCCTTCAGCTCCTCTGCTTCCTTCCCGTCTTCCACCAGGAGAGGCAGGGAGAGAGGCGGCCGCCGATGCACTGTGTCTCTCGTGGTAAAAAGAGTCGTGCGTGCTGTGCTCACATGTGTTTTTGCAACAG TTGGTTCACTAGTAGGGGCAATCACCGGCGCTCTTATCGGCCTAGCTACTGAGAGCGGCTTAATACGTGGGGCTGGAATTGGAGCTATTTCAGGGGCAGTCTTCTCCATTGAAGCTGTTGAGTCATCTCTCTATTTGTGGAACTCCAGGGAATCAGGAATTTGGAGTGTTTTATATGTG CTTGACATAATTTGTAGCCTATTGAGTGGAAGAATTGTTCGAGAAAAGGTTGGCCCAGCGATGCAGAATGCAGTGCAAAGCCAG ATGAGTGCTATTAACTTGCCCTCGATGGAGACTTCTGATTTATTCGAAATAGATAGCACGGCATGTGGGTTATCCATGGATTCTGTGAGAAGGCTCCCAGAAATCAAAATTACTGCCGCAAATATTGAAGCTGCAGGGGACAAATTCTGCTGTTCAGTATGCCTGCAG GACTTCCAATTCGATGAAACAGTGAGGAGTCTGCCTCATTGCCAACACTTGTTCCATTTGCCATGCATCGACAGTTGGCTCGTCAGGCATGGCTCTTGTCCACTTTGTAGAAGAGATATCTAG